Within Prinia subflava isolate CZ2003 ecotype Zambia chromosome 10, Cam_Psub_1.2, whole genome shotgun sequence, the genomic segment TTGTTGTAGCTCAGATAaacctggagcaggggcagcatgtcaggggcaggaggggcagcaagagggggagcaggaagcagcagctcccacaggcaATCATCCTACCTTGTTGCTTTGGTCCCAGGGCACGGAGAGTGGCACCTCAGTCTGTTTGCAGGAGACGACGTATTTTCTGCAACAAAGGAACAGTTTCCCCTATGAGAGGACAGAAACCACCCCCAAGTGTCCCTGCACCCAAGTGCTGAGCCCTCCCCTTTCctccatccccacatcccactcGTTTTGCTGCTCACCGGTCCAGCCgaatttttttcctagcacTGGCTTCTCTGTACCTCCTTTCTCCATCCTGATAAATGGGAAAAGGCAATTAAGTTAATAGGAAAaggaggatgaaaaaaaaatcacgtcTTTTTGGGAGTGGGAAAAACATTCAGCAGAGAAGGGCTGGAAGGTGAAGCCCCCTTGCTTGCCAGCTGCCACCCTGGCTACACTGCAGTGATGGTCAGTGATTAATTGTGAGTTATTTCAGCATTGCCACCATGCTCTGATCAAGTGATAGGCACTGGCACATTAGGGAAACACCTTGTTGTGGCTGCAAAGCTGCAAACAGCCCCTGAAACAAAAACGGTGTACCCTAGCACCTGCAAATGTCCTCTCCTGAggaaacaaaagccaaaaaaaaaagcagcttattTGAAGAAAGTGCTAGTGTGGTGTTTTAAAGCAGGTGAGGGGAGGTTTCAGGGGGTCTGACTTTGGCCATGAGATGATCTCCATCACAGTGGGAGATCCTAGTTTTAAGGCATCAAAAAAATCAGGGAGATGGACAAGGATCAGCCCAAGAGAAGCTGAGACGAgtgtttgctttgctgctgtgctCATGTGACAGATTTCCCTAAATATTTGGATCCCAGCAAATTATGGATCAGGATGCTCTGAAAGGTAAAACACAACCTCAACATTCCTTCCCCTAAATTACAGAAAAGACGAGCTGGAATTTGCAGGCAATACTCTGCTAAGCCTTGCATGGCTAATACATCTCCATCTCTGCACAGGCAAGtggtttattttattagttACACCGAGCAATCCATTTAATTCACTTGCTATCGAGCAATTTCATTTCCATCACCATAAAACTGCATTTGTTCGGCCCAGAGCGAATCCCAGAGCCCTTTGGGGACGGGTGGGGTTCCCGGGGGTCCCGTGCCACCAGGTTGGGGAcaagccagccctgctggtgctTACCCCTGGCTCGGGTGCCACCATGGGCAGTGTGCGGGGCTGGCCCTCCTGGTCCAGCACCACGAAGGTCATGAAGGCGCTGTTGATGTGCCTGCGGCTGACAGACATCTCCTGGCCGTAGGCCTCGGCGCTGACCCCCACCTCCATGCTGCAGGAGAGAAGGGGTGAGGGAGCAGAGGGCCGTGGGGAGGGCGGGAAGGGGCCCCCCACCACCGCCACCCACCTGTTCTTGAAGGCGTTGTTGACGATGGCTTTGAGCACCAGGCGGTCCCCAACCTGCGACGGGCCTCGAAAGTGGAACATCTCGATGGCCCTCAGCGTGGGGTGGGCGTGGCACAGCCGGCTGTGGGGACAGGTGTGACACCCCCAGCCATGGCCCCATGCCACGGCAGCCCCATGCACCCTCCCCGACCCAGCCAGAGACAAGGAGACCCCAAAACTGTCACGCCAAGATTCCAACAGCCAAAACCAGCCATGAGAAGGAACAACGAGCCAACTACAAGGAGCATGAACCTTTCCCTCAGCACCACACATCTGTGGGActccctgtgcagtgtcacCCAAGGGTGACATGGTGGGGACCATCCCTCTGGAGGGTCCCTACAGTCCAGCTGTGGCCAGACCCAGCCACATGTGTCCCCTCCAGGCACGTCACCCCCTGACCCTGAACCCCTTGTTGGGTCACCTGGCTGCGATGGTGGCCACGTTCTCCATCCAGGCCATGATCTGCCCACCGAAGGTGTTGCCCTGGTGGTTGGCGTGTGgaggcagcaccagctccacACTCTCCACCCGTGTCCTTTCTGCCGGCACCGCCCCGCTGCCGTCCCGcgtctccagctctgccacagggGGATAACAGGGTTATTCTATGGCCAGCAGCAcccctctcccagcaccccACCAGCCCTTgtccctctccccacagcaTCAACCCTCCCCAAACCTCCAGGCCTGAGAGTCTGGGATGGTGGGGCTGATCCCTACCCCGCCATGACCAGGGCATTCCCAAAGCTCCATGTGGTGACCACCACCAGCAGcctgctgtggcactgggatGTCACCAGGGGCTGTTTTGGCAGCCCGGGCTGCAGGGCACGGTACCAGtttcctgggggctgtgggtgagCAGGTCCTTGAGGGTGTCCTTGTGCACCAGGCGCATGCGGCGGCGCTCGGCCGCGATGCTGTACTCgatcttctcctcctctgtctGCGGGGTCAGCGGCTTCAGCCTCACCTGCAAAGGGAAGGGGCAGGGTGCAGTCGTGCTGGaggatgagcagcagcagcaagaggtgCCCTCCatgcccacagcagggctgagagctgcccaCCATGCATCCCCCAAGCACAGGACACGGGATCACAGACCCAGGAGGAACAGCAGTAGCTGTGACAaaaagcagagcccagcccagccccataGAGGCCATTTCCTTACTGCCCCTGTTCAGCAGGCAACAATCCCCCCAAGCCCCACTGCTCACCTTGCTGCCCAAGGGGCCCTGTGCCACGAAGGTGGCATACGCCTtgcagatgctgcagtgctTCCCGCTGCACAGGTCTTCGTAGCTCACCTGGATGCCCACCTGGGAGAGGGCACAGCACCCCTgagagctggctctgctccccagggacccACATCACACACCCCTGGCCAGAGCCAGCCAAAAACTATGAACATGTGGGATTaaagctgggagctgtgggagaatTTTGCCACGTGGCTGGTGGGGATGGGCACACAGCAagggggacaggggcaggggcacaCACCAACCTCCATGCTGGAATTAAAGGCTCGGTTCACTTTGGCTTTGATGTTGACAACTTGCCCGACGCTGAAAaacaggaagaggagaaagcGTGTGGGGTTACTGGGGGACCAAATGGCTTCCTCTGAGGTGTCACAGCATTCCAGCTCACTGCCTGCTGTGGTAAGGCTTCCTGGGACTGTGGGACATGCCAGGTGGCCAGCAGGACACGGGGACAGCCACCCCTGAGACGTGAGAGCCGTGAGATGTCACCCCTGAGCAGCTGCGTGCAAGTGggtccccagctctggggtgctgcCAGGACACCCGAGGGGTGCAGAGGTGCCCGAGGCTTGCTTGGCACCCCTGCCCATGCAGGCATGCATGTTTCTGCCAGAGCAAacagctcctccagccttgCACCCACTGTCCTGCACAGCTGGATCAGCCACGGGGCCTTGCCACAAGCAATGGATACCTTGGGATGCTGGGAGATGGCAGGAGGCAGGGTCCAGCCAGGGGCATTTTGCACCATCTCTTAAATGAAACATCTGCTGGCAGcaaactgctgctctcctctgccttcAGCAGGCTTCAGAGtacacacacagacagctcTGGCCCTGCAGCCTGAGCTACTCCAGACTGGCACCCATGGAATGCGCAAATTTAGCTTTTTAGCAACACCGACAGCAGTCTTtaccaaatacatttttaaatcagGAATATTCCTCATTCCTCAAAAGAGGCCAGAGCTAGAAAACTCagtggaaaaataaacccaaagtGTAACCAGCACTTCTCAAAACCAGAGGAGAGGGTGAGCCAGAGTGTGCTTTGACACCAGATTTCTCCCCGTGCCCTCACACGTGACTTCAGGCTCCAGAGGAGCTCTGTCAATGACACGCTCTGCACGTTGGctctggctggagcaggagtgACATGAGCTGGCATGTCCCCAGCACGGACCCCGGGCCGGTGACACGCCAGAAACGTTAGCAGGGTTACGTGAGCAGCCTCTGTCCACATGCCATGCCACATCAGTGGGGTTAAGGCTCCCAACTCACGGCAGCGCTGTGCTAGGCTGGCGGCTCTAGGGCCAAACACGTCCGTACCCGAGGCCGCTCCTCCCGTCCcgctgcccagcagggctggcagacggctggctggggcagagagagaaagcaaacGTGGGGACAGGGTTAGAGGCGATGGCAGCAGCCAGATGGATGCTCTGGATGGGCTTGTGGCGAGGGGCATGCAAGGGCAAGGAGCCAGGCAGGCAGACTGGCAGCCCCACATGTCTATATATAGCCCCAAAAATACTTTATCTTCTGTGTCCTTATCAAACAGGAGAAGCCAGTGCCATAAATGCCACATGAAGCCCCGCTCAAGGGTGCGTGTGATCCTCCCCAGaggctgcacacagcagggcagagccacggGGAGAATCTGCTGCCCAGCCAGTGAGTTTTAAGCCAGTGATAATTTGGGGTCTCCTCCTCAGGCACCTacagctcctccctgcctctccccagcagtgcaagggcagcagagagcacaAACAGCTGGGCAAGGAGATCTGACACAAAACTCCTCCACCTCccaacagctctgcaggaaatCCTTGCCAGGCCCCTCGCTCAGAGCCTGAAGCTGGACCACAGCAAGTGGGATctgagccaggagcagcccaaATTCCCTGCCCCCTTGGAGCAGTGCCCAAGTTCAACCCCAAGGAGGAACAAATGCTTTGCAGGGCTTGATGTAATGCTGTGGAGAGGGCTTGGGTCTGttcttccctgctcctgaaatccaggagggctggggaaagtgtcccaggaaaagctgccccaggagcagggtATCAACCCCAGTGGTGCCACCTCTGCACCATGGCTGCACCACATCCTCACACTGTGGATCTGTCATggagctgagccccagggctACGGGCACCTCATGTGAGGGGGCAAAAATGTGAGTTTAGCATTTCCTGGGAATGACAGTAAAAACCAGGAGTGAGTCAGACTTCTCAGTGCCAAACAAATCAGCTGACAGCCAGGgaccccagtgccagccctgggtaCCCACACTggtgcctgtcccagcaggcagggagtggCTGGACAGTCCGGATCCTGTACTGCATGGATCCTATATGGCAAGGCAGGAACTGCAGGGCACAGCATGGATCCTATATTGCAAAGATCCTATATTGCATGGCATATCCCCAGCCCCCTGGAATGGTACCCAGGCAGGAAGAGACAGGCACAGGGGGTGTGGGGGCTCTGAGAGATGAGTAAAGGTGGGTGGCAGTACCTGGGCTTACTCGGGGAACAAAAGGAGGAGACTACTTCAGGAATGCTGGGTGGGAATGGTCTCAATACTGGGagctgtggaggaggagggcagaaCCCTGGGAGGGTTTTTGTCCCCTCTGGTCACACCCTCAGGCCAGGAGAAACATAGTCCCCTGACACATGACATCCCAAGGGCTGAATCAGAGGGGGCACCTCTGTGGGGCAGCACCAGGGAATGCCAGGACCAGCCTGGGATGGAATTTCCACCAGGCAATGCCCAGCCCGATGCATCTCACAAAGCTGGGAGGTCCCACCCCCTGGAGGGGGgagccccacacagctgctaCAGAGGCACGATTTACAAGATTTGAGTTTTCCAGAGCACTAAATCAGAGCTGTTTCCTGAACAAagccagggaggagctggcGTTGGGGGAAATACCAGGAAgccaaggcagcaggagctccccAGGCGACCAGACAGCAGATAAATCAGAGCAGACAGTCCATCCGCAGCCCTGCGGCGCAgacccagcctcagcccctgctgccccgcgagcctggcactgccacggcacctcctcctctcccaggcacgctgcccctgctccagctccagcccctgtccACGCTGCAGATGGGAAAACCCCCCGTGCTCCCCGGTGTCACAGCATTTACCTAATGGTGTGCTCGAAATAGATATCATCCATGGAGGCCGTGACGCACGGGCAGCCGGCGTGTCTCTCggctgcaaaggaaaaacaaactgcaTCAGGCCCCTGCAGCAACGTGCTGAGGGTGTGAGGGGCACGAGGGCTCCTCTGCCCCGGGCTGGTGACGCCGGTGACACCCAGCCAGTGTCCCGTTCCCTGCTGATGCCCATTGCTGTGTTTGCAGGGACCAgagtgggatttggggtttctcCTCCCACAGCAGCGCGGGTTTGCAGATGTTTAAAGGTTtggagggtgtggtggtgttTGCCTTCCCTCCATGAGTTTGCAGCTGTGGGGATGCACCAGCAGCTGATTCCATCTCCCCATACACAGCAAATATTTCAAAGCCGCTCATTCGGTGTGACTTTCCCTTGGGACTCCAAGGGACCTCAGACTGCAAAACTGCTCTGGGAACCTCATCCAACTGCAGAATTACACCCGTTTCCCTGTCATAACCTCCCCATGCTTGGCTGAGCTGGTGAGCTCCATTGCTTCCTGCTGAGTGGAGGGGCTCAGcccactccagctgctgctggtacACCAGGGGTGCCACCAGCCTGATCCCCTCATGCCCTGCACACCAGGCAAGGAAAGGGGCAGCACTATAGACGAAGAAGGCACAGATTTTGATCTGTCCCCCAGTCAGCATGCATGCTGCAGTGCACGTCTCCTCCCCTTCTTGCCCTGCTCCTGTTTGCTCTCTAATTACTCAGCAAAACGGCATGACGTGGGTCCCCAGCTGGCGTCACTCCGAGGCACAGTGCTGGCctgccagggatgctgctgatgagctggctcctgccagccctgcctggtgcctTTCCCGGCAGGATGGGGGCTCCAGAGGGAGATCGGGGCTCACCAGAGAGGCAGGCGGCCGTGTCGATCCACTTGAGCAGCTGCCCGGTGCTGAGCTCCCCGCGGTGGTTGGTgtggcagggcagcaccagctggCTCATCTGCACCTCGGTGGGGTTGCGGGCAGGCGAGGGGCTCGCCATGGCCCCCGGCGCCTCCTCCCGCTCCCCTGGCTCCCGGGCACGGGGTGGAGAGGTCGAGCCCTGTGGGGCACAGAAAAGCTCTGTTTTACCCAAATGGGAGGCAAACCCCCTGAGAGAACCCCGTGAAGGCAGTccccacacagagctgggagaaccccagccctgcacacccctggACGCCACCAAACCCACCCAGCCCTTGCCAAAGACAAGGCACCTGcagccaaaaaggaaaaaatccctcGAAAAAAGCTCCAGAGGGGATTACTCCAGGTTTTCAGGCCATTTATCACCTAACCCCACTTCTCCCTCCTAAACAACACGAGAAACCCCTCCCAACATTAATCACTCTTCTGGGATGGAATCTTTCTCCATGACAGCTTCATTTTTagggtgctgcagcacagggtgggTTTTCTTTCTGGGGGCTGGACAGTGCTCCACAC encodes:
- the ACOT11 gene encoding acyl-coenzyme A thioesterase 11 isoform X1; this translates as MMSEPGRGPHPRSCSLGRDEGGSSTRSAALLAARPCLPPLPRLCSQPDTFPAASRAKLPAPAIFQASADLPSATLRKVLRDRIEGSGGGVRWPRPRAPRQPGLDARARRCPDASPPSQASPQHLPQMLSFFWLRCLLKMVKGNIIVPEDILSFCCNGLQGSTSPPRAREPGEREEAPGAMASPSPARNPTEVQMSQLVLPCHTNHRGELSTGQLLKWIDTAACLSAERHAGCPCVTASMDDIYFEHTISQPSASPAGQRDGRSGLGVGQVVNIKAKVNRAFNSSMEVGIQVSYEDLCSGKHCSICKAYATFVAQGPLGSKVRLKPLTPQTEEEKIEYSIAAERRRMRLVHKDTLKDLLTHSPQETELETRDGSGAVPAERTRVESVELVLPPHANHQGNTFGGQIMAWMENVATIAASRLCHAHPTLRAIEMFHFRGPSQVGDRLVLKAIVNNAFKNSMEVGVSAEAYGQEMSVSRRHINSAFMTFVVLDQEGQPRTLPMVAPEPGDGERRYREASARKKIRLDRKYVVSCKQTEVPLSVPWDQSNKVYLSYNNVSALKMLVAKANWALAREKEKVRMYTLEEDRFLSFRIEMSVCIPAGRAFSLLSNLRRRHEWDSHYISAELVQKVDDDDMIYHVVSRKLRHENKPQDFVILASRRKPCSKGDPYVVAFRSVTLPTHPARAEFTRGETLCSGFCIWPESEEMSKVAYYNQAMPGYLNYVTTNVAGLSSDICSTFEACEKFLLKNKEDLISRLQDF
- the ACOT11 gene encoding acyl-coenzyme A thioesterase 11 isoform X2; the protein is MMSEPGRGPHPRSCSLGRDEGGSSTRSAALLAARPCLPPLPRLCSQPDTFPAASRAKLPAPAIFQASADLPSATLRKVLRDRIEGSGGGVRWPRPRAPRQPGLDARARRCPDASPPSQASPQHLPQMLSFFWLRCLLKMVKGNIIVPEDILSFCCNGLQGSTSPPRAREPGEREEAPGAMASPSPARNPTEVQMSQLVLPCHTNHRGELSTGQLLKWIDTAACLSAERHAGCPCVTASMDDIYFEHTISVGQVVNIKAKVNRAFNSSMEVGIQVSYEDLCSGKHCSICKAYATFVAQGPLGSKVRLKPLTPQTEEEKIEYSIAAERRRMRLVHKDTLKDLLTHSPQETELETRDGSGAVPAERTRVESVELVLPPHANHQGNTFGGQIMAWMENVATIAASRLCHAHPTLRAIEMFHFRGPSQVGDRLVLKAIVNNAFKNSMEVGVSAEAYGQEMSVSRRHINSAFMTFVVLDQEGQPRTLPMVAPEPGDGERRYREASARKKIRLDRKYVVSCKQTEVPLSVPWDQSNKVYLSYNNVSALKMLVAKANWALAREKEKVRMYTLEEDRFLSFRIEMSVCIPAGRAFSLLSNLRRRHEWDSHYISAELVQKVDDDDMIYHVVSRKLRHENKPQDFVILASRRKPCSKGDPYVVAFRSVTLPTHPARAEFTRGETLCSGFCIWPESEEMSKVAYYNQAMPGYLNYVTTNVAGLSSDICSTFEACEKFLLKNKEDLISRLQDF